In the genome of Candidatus Latescibacterota bacterium, one region contains:
- a CDS encoding acyl-CoA dehydrogenase family protein codes for MEWTFTEEQQMLKDMVKKFVDNELRPIAAKIDEEKKIPKEFIAKMAELGFLGIAFPPEYGGAGMGETGYCIMQVEIGRACASTATFIGAHQSIGSSGIYMFGTEEQKQKYLVPLAEGKKIGAYALTETSAGSDAYNPKTTAEDKGDHYLVNGGKIFITNGSFADIFTTFVKNVGGPNDGKMSVLIVEKDFEGFKVGKIEEKMGIRGSETSELIFEDMKVPKENLLGREGRGLLVGMKVLNTGRLGLGAAALGAAQESLKLSTAYAKERVQFGKKLSQHQGIQWMLANMSMEIFNMESILYRTAWMYDQGQNVTRESSIVKLYCSEALDRIVDDALQIFGGYGFTCEFPIERMYRDSRINRIFEGTSEIQKMIIARDVLHARDL; via the coding sequence ATGGAATGGACCTTCACCGAAGAACAGCAGATGCTCAAGGATATGGTTAAGAAATTCGTCGACAACGAACTCAGGCCGATAGCCGCAAAAATAGACGAGGAAAAGAAGATCCCGAAAGAGTTCATAGCCAAAATGGCTGAACTGGGATTTCTAGGGATTGCCTTCCCCCCCGAATACGGCGGAGCCGGCATGGGAGAGACAGGCTACTGCATCATGCAGGTTGAGATAGGCCGTGCCTGCGCTTCTACCGCGACATTCATAGGAGCGCACCAGAGTATCGGCTCATCCGGCATCTACATGTTTGGCACCGAAGAACAGAAGCAGAAATACCTCGTCCCTCTCGCCGAGGGAAAAAAGATCGGTGCCTATGCGCTTACCGAGACCAGCGCTGGTTCTGACGCTTACAACCCCAAGACTACAGCCGAGGACAAGGGAGACCACTACCTCGTCAATGGGGGAAAGATCTTTATCACTAACGGTAGTTTTGCGGACATTTTCACAACCTTCGTAAAGAATGTAGGTGGCCCGAACGATGGCAAGATGTCTGTCCTTATCGTCGAGAAGGACTTCGAAGGGTTCAAGGTCGGAAAGATAGAAGAAAAGATGGGCATACGCGGCTCGGAGACCTCCGAACTTATATTCGAGGACATGAAAGTCCCCAAGGAGAACCTCCTTGGACGCGAGGGACGCGGACTGCTCGTAGGGATGAAGGTCCTCAATACGGGAAGACTGGGCCTGGGTGCCGCTGCTCTTGGAGCCGCGCAAGAGAGCCTCAAACTCAGCACGGCCTATGCGAAGGAAAGGGTCCAGTTCGGCAAAAAGCTCTCACAGCATCAGGGTATTCAGTGGATGCTCGCCAACATGTCCATGGAGATATTCAACATGGAGTCGATCCTGTACAGGACTGCCTGGATGTACGATCAGGGCCAGAATGTGACAAGAGAATCGTCCATAGTAAAGCTCTATTGCTCCGAAGCCCTCGACCGGATCGTCGACGATGCCCTGCAGATATTCGGCGGCTACGGATTCACCTGCGAGTTCCCCATCGAAAGGATGTACAGGGATTCAAGGATCAATCGGATCTTTGAGGGTACGAGCGAGATACAAAAAATGATCATCGCCCGCGACGTCCTTCACGCAAGGGACCTGTAA
- a CDS encoding YifB family Mg chelatase-like AAA ATPase, with amino-acid sequence MIATIKSGAVAGINGYGVDVEIDLARGLPSFTIVGLPNAAVRESRERVSAALRNCGFKVPQKKITVNLAPADMRKEGAAFDLPVAVGILIASGQIESVTPKKILFLGELTLDGQLNPVRGVLPIACHARDVGHDCLVVPEGNGPEASFLRRIEIAPCRGLGDVIKLLEGDRARDVSEIEREERPSPDDGLDFAQVLGHFQAKRGLQIAAAGGHHVLMTGPPGSGKTMIARRFPTILPPLDEEEALECAKISSVTGRLEEDGVVFSRPFRSPHHSASDAGLIGGGRGAAPGEITFAHNGVLFLDELTEFRRNVLETLRQPLEEGRIVISRANISLKYPARFQLLAAMNPCPCGYDGSRDRDCICTPLQVKRYLSRLSGPLMDRIAIFLPVMGVRAAVFATGDGGDGQDSGTIRRSVIGALSIQKQRYAGEPYVRRNADLTLPQALKLCPVEGDAADLLDQAQQSLSLSARTRKNIILVARTIADLAETEEISREHVKEAVQYRVPRLIAGE; translated from the coding sequence ATGATCGCGACGATAAAGTCCGGTGCTGTTGCCGGTATCAATGGATATGGTGTGGATGTGGAGATAGACCTTGCACGGGGTCTACCCTCGTTCACGATAGTAGGACTTCCGAACGCGGCAGTCCGCGAGAGCCGGGAGAGGGTGTCGGCCGCTCTCAGGAACTGCGGATTCAAGGTTCCCCAGAAAAAGATCACAGTAAATCTGGCGCCAGCGGATATGCGCAAGGAAGGTGCGGCATTCGACTTGCCCGTGGCCGTGGGAATCCTGATCGCAAGCGGGCAGATAGAGTCTGTCACACCGAAAAAGATTCTTTTCCTCGGAGAACTCACCCTGGACGGGCAACTCAATCCGGTTAGAGGTGTGTTGCCGATAGCCTGCCATGCAAGGGATGTCGGGCATGATTGCCTCGTTGTCCCAGAGGGGAACGGTCCGGAAGCTTCATTTTTAAGAAGGATCGAGATCGCGCCATGCCGGGGGCTGGGGGACGTGATCAAACTGCTTGAAGGAGACAGGGCGAGGGATGTGTCGGAGATCGAAAGAGAGGAAAGGCCGTCTCCTGATGACGGGCTTGATTTTGCCCAGGTCCTGGGTCATTTTCAGGCAAAGAGGGGGCTCCAGATAGCTGCGGCAGGAGGGCATCATGTGCTTATGACAGGGCCTCCAGGTTCTGGAAAGACGATGATCGCAAGAAGGTTCCCGACGATCCTCCCTCCGCTGGATGAAGAAGAGGCGCTCGAGTGCGCAAAGATTTCGAGTGTCACCGGCAGACTGGAGGAGGACGGAGTCGTTTTCAGTCGGCCGTTCCGTTCGCCCCATCATTCAGCAAGTGACGCCGGTCTGATAGGTGGAGGTAGAGGGGCAGCTCCAGGTGAGATCACTTTCGCGCATAATGGTGTTTTGTTTCTCGACGAGCTGACAGAGTTTCGGAGAAATGTCCTTGAGACTCTGAGACAACCCCTCGAAGAGGGAAGGATAGTTATATCCCGAGCGAATATCAGCCTGAAGTATCCTGCGAGATTCCAGCTTCTCGCGGCCATGAACCCATGTCCCTGCGGGTACGACGGCAGCCGGGACAGGGACTGCATCTGTACTCCGCTTCAGGTGAAGAGATATCTCTCCCGCCTGTCGGGGCCTCTGATGGACAGGATCGCGATCTTTCTGCCGGTGATGGGTGTGAGGGCGGCAGTATTCGCGACCGGAGATGGGGGCGACGGGCAGGATTCAGGAACGATCCGCAGAAGTGTGATCGGGGCCCTGTCTATCCAAAAGCAGAGGTACGCGGGGGAGCCTTATGTCAGAAGAAACGCGGATCTGACCCTCCCCCAGGCTTTGAAGCTGTGTCCTGTCGAAGGAGACGCGGCAGACCTTCTGGACCAGGCTCAGCAATCTCTTTCTCTCAGCGCAAGGACAAGGAAAAATATCATCCTTGTGGCGAGGACCATCGCTGATCTCGCGGAGACTGAAGAGATCTCGCGAGAGCATGTGAAGGAAGCGGTCCAATACAGAGTGCCGAGGCTCATTGCGGGTGAGTGA
- a CDS encoding endonuclease III produces the protein MSDLKIKEEWFPFGEKEATSVLKKIVPPVKKAMEGEDDPSVTIIARNTRSPFRVLVSTVISARTKDEVTGLASARLFDLAGTPGEMASLGPARIEKAIYPAGFYKVKARSITGLCKMLEDEFGGEVPDTIDELVCLPGVGRKTANLVLTLGFGIPGICVDTHVHKVTNRLGVIRTKNPTETEFALRKVLPRKHWIEINDLLVMYGKAICTPTSPHCSKCPIEGLCRKTGVTRSR, from the coding sequence ATGAGCGACTTGAAGATCAAAGAAGAATGGTTCCCTTTTGGAGAGAAAGAGGCTACATCTGTCCTTAAGAAGATCGTTCCCCCCGTTAAAAAAGCTATGGAGGGGGAGGATGATCCTTCAGTCACAATAATCGCCCGAAATACACGCTCACCATTCCGGGTGCTGGTCTCCACGGTGATCAGCGCAAGGACGAAGGACGAGGTGACTGGTCTGGCCAGCGCCAGACTGTTCGATCTGGCTGGTACTCCCGGTGAGATGGCGAGTCTGGGGCCTGCCCGAATAGAAAAGGCGATCTATCCCGCGGGATTCTACAAGGTAAAGGCCAGATCGATCACGGGTCTCTGCAAAATGCTGGAGGATGAATTCGGTGGGGAAGTGCCCGATACGATCGATGAGCTGGTGTGTCTTCCCGGTGTGGGAAGAAAGACAGCGAACCTGGTACTTACCCTTGGATTCGGGATACCGGGTATCTGTGTCGATACACATGTACACAAAGTGACCAACCGGCTGGGCGTCATCAGAACGAAAAATCCGACCGAGACAGAGTTTGCGTTAAGGAAAGTGTTGCCCCGGAAGCACTGGATCGAGATCAACGACCTGCTGGTGATGTACGGCAAGGCGATCTGTACTCCGACGTCTCCACATTGTTCCAAATGTCCCATTGAGGGTCTCTGCCGTAAGACAGGCGTGACCCGTTCAAGATGA
- a CDS encoding zinc ribbon domain-containing protein, which yields MPIFEFICSKCEEQFEELVSSSDSKVKCPFCGSARTEKQFSSFSSSSSSGVHGGGCAPSGGG from the coding sequence ATGCCGATATTCGAGTTCATATGTTCTAAATGCGAAGAACAATTCGAGGAACTGGTGTCCTCTTCTGACAGCAAGGTCAAATGCCCTTTCTGCGGCAGTGCCAGAACGGAGAAACAGTTCTCTTCCTTTTCCAGCAGTTCCTCTTCGGGAGTTCATGGAGGAGGGTGTGCCCCTTCGGGCGGCGGGTGA
- a CDS encoding MATE family efflux transporter, which produces MSPIDKRIDRGMSLEILKMSGPIAIGALSSTMLNIVDTAMVGRLGDVALGAVGLGSFFTLVMILVFGSLNIGTQAITSRRLGEGRQEEFPRIAVNSAILALAIGSIISVVGYFLSPWIFSLLSGNAEIVRVGTPYLMIRFTGQFAMVPMITLSGFVFGMGRVRIHMVVSILVNILNIILNWFLIFGHWIFPRMEVRGAAIASVLSMIAGLIVFIIVIYIRIIRPIGLRRGRPLVSGNLMGRIIKISLPRAMQSLSMTGFIIFLSLTGRIGVAELAISNIIFKAFNFAFMMGMSIGTASATLAGRSLGEGKETMAVRYGWHSAGIGAIIMGLIGTAFMFFPREIMSIFTDSPLTVEKGVLPFRILGIFQFIDGVGIVLSRTLQGTGTTMYVMISEMICIWLVMVPLTWVSVELLGGSLFLAWTGLYAYMTCFAILMAWKFKEGSWIKVRV; this is translated from the coding sequence ATGAGCCCGATCGATAAGAGAATCGACCGCGGAATGAGTCTGGAGATCCTCAAGATGTCCGGCCCGATAGCTATAGGAGCGTTATCCAGCACGATGCTCAACATAGTCGATACCGCGATGGTCGGTCGCCTTGGCGATGTCGCTCTGGGCGCGGTCGGCCTGGGATCCTTTTTCACCCTGGTCATGATACTTGTCTTCGGCTCGCTCAACATCGGCACACAGGCCATCACTTCCCGGCGCCTGGGTGAAGGCAGGCAGGAGGAGTTTCCTCGAATCGCCGTGAACTCCGCCATACTGGCTCTCGCCATCGGATCGATCATATCGGTGGTCGGCTACTTCCTCTCACCATGGATATTCTCGCTTCTATCGGGCAATGCCGAGATCGTCCGGGTGGGCACTCCATATCTTATGATACGGTTCACCGGTCAGTTCGCCATGGTACCCATGATCACTCTAAGCGGTTTCGTGTTCGGGATGGGAAGAGTCCGGATCCACATGGTCGTATCAATTCTGGTCAACATCCTGAATATCATCCTGAACTGGTTTCTGATCTTCGGGCACTGGATCTTCCCACGGATGGAAGTACGGGGCGCGGCCATAGCATCCGTACTGTCGATGATCGCTGGCCTGATAGTATTTATTATAGTCATCTACATCCGGATCATCCGGCCGATCGGACTCAGGCGAGGGAGACCACTCGTATCAGGCAACCTTATGGGCCGGATCATAAAGATATCCCTTCCCAGGGCGATGCAGTCCCTTTCGATGACGGGCTTTATCATCTTTCTCAGCCTCACGGGCAGGATCGGCGTCGCGGAACTGGCCATCAGCAATATCATCTTCAAGGCCTTCAACTTCGCCTTCATGATGGGAATGTCGATTGGAACTGCCTCCGCTACCCTGGCAGGCAGGAGCCTTGGAGAAGGAAAAGAGACGATGGCTGTACGATACGGATGGCACTCGGCCGGAATCGGCGCGATCATCATGGGGCTGATCGGCACTGCTTTCATGTTCTTTCCGAGAGAGATCATGAGCATTTTCACCGATTCACCCCTGACGGTAGAAAAGGGCGTCCTGCCATTCCGCATTCTGGGGATATTCCAGTTCATTGACGGAGTCGGCATCGTCCTTTCAAGGACCCTGCAGGGAACAGGGACTACGATGTACGTGATGATCTCGGAAATGATCTGTATCTGGCTTGTAATGGTCCCCCTCACCTGGGTATCCGTGGAATTGCTCGGTGGCAGCCTCTTCCTGGCATGGACAGGCCTTTACGCATACATGACCTGTTTTGCCATTCTGATGGCCTGGAAATTCAAAGAAGGCAGCTGGATAAAGGTCCGCGTCTGA
- a CDS encoding arginine decarboxylase, pyruvoyl-dependent, whose translation MKKNVPSKIFLTRGTGKHREKLTSFEFALRDAGIAHLNLVQVSSIFPPRCKLVKRAIGIQLLEPGEVVFCVLSKNSSNEPNRLIGSAVGVSLPRDDSKYGYISEHHTFGKTRKPLGDYTEDLAASMLATTLGIEIDLDKAWDERKQEFMIGGDIVKTTNIAQTSRGEDGKWTTVIAAAVFCDYR comes from the coding sequence TTGAAAAAAAATGTTCCATCAAAAATCTTTCTTACCAGGGGAACTGGTAAGCACAGGGAGAAACTTACGAGTTTTGAGTTTGCCCTTAGAGATGCCGGCATAGCGCATCTCAATCTCGTGCAGGTATCGAGCATATTTCCCCCCAGGTGCAAGTTGGTCAAGCGAGCAATCGGGATACAACTCCTGGAACCGGGTGAAGTCGTTTTCTGTGTGCTCAGCAAGAATAGTTCGAACGAACCGAACCGACTCATCGGAAGCGCGGTAGGAGTGTCACTGCCCAGAGACGACAGCAAGTATGGATACATCTCCGAACATCATACTTTTGGGAAAACCAGGAAACCACTCGGTGATTACACTGAGGATCTGGCCGCGTCGATGCTGGCCACAACGCTGGGTATCGAGATAGACCTCGACAAGGCATGGGACGAGCGAAAGCAGGAGTTCATGATAGGTGGGGATATAGTAAAGACAACCAATATCGCTCAGACATCGAGAGGTGAGGACGGGAAATGGACGACGGTGATAGCAGCGGCTGTATTCTGCGATTACAGATGA
- a CDS encoding Na+/H+ antiporter NhaC family protein, with the protein MRSSTIKIGILITLALLVLVSSSVITSAGQLPRLQLKGVPFHFHLDSEAAGNPENAGDTVIVSIKGDVVFEGPFSTLVSDGIELVFNDTGIQNVEISGMKTPPIFRFRVIHGWLALLPPIVAIVFALAFKQVVIALLAGVWLGSLVVTGFHPVISITRIVDHYVINTLSGPEEGADHMSILIFTLLLGGMVGITSRMGGMQGIVARVSKLATSARRGQFTVWLMGMIIFFDDYTNTLIVGNSTRPLTDRLRISREKLSYIVDSTAAPITALAVITSWIGFQISLINQSFVSMGVERNPLTTFVSSLPFSLYPILAVFFVLLIVVSGRDYSLMLKAERRARSTGKVNSDDAVPLSTLDSDAISLAEGVTPRLVNGILPIGTVIVVTLVGLLVTGHSSLIDSGVESFGIFDMLKESNSFTALLWSSFAGCLVAALLALSQRLLDVRETVNAWVNGIKSMVTAFVILVLAWCIGMVCVELHTAGFLVHHLAGILSPRFLPLFVFLLAIGISFSTGTSWGTMSILTPIVIPLVYGTASAAGLTAMEMEPVLLASIAAILSGAVFGDHCSPISDTTIMSSMASGADHIDHVRTQLPYALTVGIVSLICGYLLTAFGLPAPLSLLVSIVTLILIVYLFGKRSEGPA; encoded by the coding sequence ATGAGATCCTCGACGATTAAAATCGGTATCCTGATAACACTGGCCCTGCTCGTATTAGTATCGTCTTCCGTTATCACTTCGGCCGGCCAGCTACCGCGACTCCAGCTGAAAGGTGTCCCCTTCCATTTTCATCTCGACTCAGAAGCTGCCGGAAATCCAGAGAATGCAGGAGACACCGTTATAGTATCAATTAAAGGTGATGTGGTATTCGAAGGGCCCTTTTCCACTCTTGTTTCCGATGGGATCGAACTGGTATTCAACGACACCGGCATCCAAAACGTCGAGATATCAGGAATGAAGACTCCGCCCATCTTCCGGTTCAGGGTGATACACGGCTGGCTGGCTCTTCTTCCTCCGATTGTGGCCATCGTCTTCGCTCTCGCTTTCAAACAGGTAGTGATCGCTCTGCTCGCGGGCGTATGGCTGGGGTCACTTGTCGTGACAGGATTTCACCCTGTCATCTCCATTACGCGCATTGTGGATCACTACGTGATCAATACTCTGTCAGGACCGGAAGAAGGGGCCGATCACATGTCGATACTCATCTTCACTCTTCTGCTTGGAGGAATGGTAGGTATCACTTCGAGGATGGGAGGCATGCAAGGCATCGTAGCGCGTGTCTCGAAGCTCGCAACAAGCGCGCGACGGGGACAGTTTACCGTCTGGCTTATGGGCATGATCATATTTTTCGATGACTATACAAACACACTCATCGTCGGCAACTCGACAAGACCACTCACCGACAGGCTCAGGATCTCGCGGGAAAAATTATCATACATCGTAGATTCCACTGCGGCTCCGATAACCGCGCTGGCCGTCATTACGAGCTGGATAGGTTTTCAGATCTCCCTTATCAACCAGTCGTTCGTCTCGATGGGCGTTGAACGAAACCCGCTCACCACTTTTGTTTCATCTCTTCCCTTCAGTCTGTATCCGATCCTCGCCGTATTTTTCGTCCTGCTGATCGTAGTATCCGGAAGAGACTACTCCCTTATGCTCAAGGCTGAAAGAAGAGCAAGGTCAACGGGAAAGGTAAACAGCGACGATGCTGTCCCCCTTTCCACTCTTGACTCCGACGCGATCTCACTCGCGGAAGGAGTCACGCCAAGGCTTGTCAACGGCATCCTGCCGATCGGCACGGTCATTGTCGTCACACTGGTCGGGTTGCTGGTGACTGGACACTCATCTCTCATCGACTCGGGAGTCGAGTCGTTCGGCATCTTCGATATGCTGAAGGAGTCGAACTCATTCACCGCTCTTCTCTGGAGTTCATTCGCCGGTTGTCTGGTTGCCGCCCTCCTCGCGCTTTCCCAGAGACTGCTTGATGTCCGGGAGACTGTGAATGCATGGGTGAACGGCATCAAATCGATGGTCACTGCCTTCGTCATCCTTGTATTGGCGTGGTGCATCGGCATGGTGTGCGTCGAACTGCATACGGCAGGTTTTCTCGTTCATCACCTGGCGGGCATACTCTCTCCCCGGTTCCTTCCCCTGTTCGTTTTCCTGCTTGCGATCGGGATCTCGTTTTCTACCGGCACTTCCTGGGGCACCATGTCGATCCTGACTCCGATAGTGATCCCCCTCGTCTACGGCACGGCCTCTGCAGCAGGACTCACTGCGATGGAAATGGAACCGGTACTCCTGGCTTCGATAGCGGCCATCCTGTCCGGCGCGGTATTCGGCGACCATTGCTCTCCGATCTCGGACACGACTATAATGTCGTCGATGGCATCCGGCGCGGATCATATAGACCATGTCAGGACTCAGCTGCCCTATGCTCTGACAGTCGGCATCGTCTCACTCATATGCGGATATCTTTTGACCGCTTTTGGCCTGCCCGCTCCACTTTCCCTTCTTGTCTCGATAGTCACCCTTATCCTGATCGTATACCTGTTCGGCAAAAGATCTGAAGGACCTGCATGA
- a CDS encoding DUF362 domain-containing protein yields MNNPTAVFLKNENDLCQFLKTEFSKIYPQGSRVLIKLHMGEPGNKHYIKAKLAGKIIDLLKDNECEPFFFDTPVVYNSPRNNPEDYLKVAADHGYSRESLGVPVVINDKSTKVSGNQMEYGLASSPLEVDGVLLLTHFKGHMCSGIGGSIKNVGMGCMSKETKGAIHAGGEPVYTDGCTECGACVDNCPTDNIRLDEGRPWFDVNWCPGCSNCILSCPVDAIRPKTGIFDRLLSEAAVLAHNRFNNVYAINVMKGMTKLCDCVADSGPVLVEDAGFVCAPDMLTADIASLELLKQKTGKEDIFQEHNKVSSWGHVRETASLLNRDMKVEIKEIP; encoded by the coding sequence ATGAATAATCCAACAGCTGTCTTTTTGAAAAATGAAAATGATCTCTGCCAGTTTCTGAAGACCGAATTCAGTAAAATATATCCGCAAGGTTCGAGAGTGCTGATCAAACTACACATGGGTGAACCAGGCAACAAGCATTACATCAAAGCAAAACTCGCGGGGAAGATAATCGACCTGCTCAAAGATAATGAATGCGAACCTTTCTTCTTCGATACACCTGTGGTGTACAACAGCCCACGCAACAATCCGGAAGATTACCTCAAGGTAGCGGCCGACCACGGATACAGCAGGGAGAGCCTCGGCGTTCCCGTCGTCATCAACGACAAAAGCACAAAGGTTAGCGGCAACCAAATGGAATATGGTCTCGCGAGTTCCCCGCTGGAAGTCGATGGCGTTCTCCTCCTGACACACTTCAAGGGTCATATGTGTTCGGGAATAGGAGGTTCGATCAAGAACGTAGGCATGGGATGTATGTCAAAAGAAACGAAGGGTGCTATCCACGCCGGGGGAGAACCTGTATACACTGACGGATGCACTGAATGCGGCGCATGCGTTGATAATTGCCCCACCGATAATATTCGGCTTGATGAAGGGCGTCCGTGGTTCGATGTGAACTGGTGTCCCGGATGCAGTAATTGTATTCTCTCATGTCCTGTTGATGCCATCAGACCAAAGACTGGCATCTTCGACAGACTTCTTTCTGAGGCAGCCGTTCTCGCTCACAATAGATTCAATAATGTCTACGCGATCAATGTCATGAAAGGCATGACAAAACTTTGCGACTGCGTGGCCGATTCAGGACCCGTACTGGTTGAAGACGCGGGGTTCGTCTGCGCGCCAGACATGCTGACGGCCGATATCGCTTCGCTGGAACTGCTCAAACAGAAAACAGGCAAAGAAGATATTTTTCAGGAACACAACAAGGTCTCGTCATGGGGTCACGTTCGCGAGACAGCATCACTTTTGAACAGAGACATGAAAGTTGAGATAAAAGAAATTCCCTGA
- a CDS encoding arginase family protein encodes MIRTSHEFLGDEVACSGPPRACVVPVPIELSTSYIKGTGKAPAALLNASRQIESYNPSVDIDLKGAGIVTLDGGLETKNELIDFISSNRETLASVFTCFLGGEHSITPWILEAMDYGEIGIVWLDAHADLRREYLGDTESHACAARNSLSFGNIVEIGVRSYSIDEKRFIDESDDVEVFNRWGIDAKHAVEKLPARVYLSLDFDGIDPSVIRAVGTPEPGGLNWDDLIDILSWLFSMKTVVGMDAVELCPVPNDDASDFIAARAVYEAISRALAVEVK; translated from the coding sequence ATGATCAGGACAAGTCATGAATTTCTGGGGGATGAAGTAGCCTGTAGTGGGCCGCCCCGGGCCTGTGTAGTTCCCGTTCCGATCGAACTATCAACTTCCTATATAAAGGGGACCGGAAAAGCTCCTGCTGCGCTATTGAATGCATCCAGGCAGATCGAATCGTATAATCCGTCTGTCGATATCGACCTCAAGGGGGCTGGTATCGTTACTCTTGATGGTGGTCTCGAAACGAAAAATGAACTGATTGATTTTATTTCTTCGAACAGGGAGACTCTTGCATCGGTTTTTACCTGTTTTCTGGGCGGTGAACATTCGATAACGCCCTGGATCCTGGAAGCGATGGATTATGGAGAGATCGGCATAGTGTGGCTGGATGCTCATGCCGACTTGCGACGCGAGTATCTCGGAGACACAGAGAGCCACGCATGTGCTGCAAGGAATTCACTTTCGTTCGGAAACATCGTTGAGATCGGTGTTAGAAGTTATTCGATCGATGAAAAAAGATTTATAGATGAAAGCGACGATGTCGAGGTGTTCAACCGCTGGGGCATCGACGCGAAGCATGCTGTGGAAAAGCTTCCAGCCAGGGTGTATCTTTCGCTCGACTTTGACGGAATCGACCCTTCTGTTATCAGGGCGGTCGGGACTCCTGAGCCTGGTGGTTTGAACTGGGACGACCTGATTGATATCCTTTCCTGGCTTTTTTCCATGAAGACTGTCGTTGGAATGGACGCTGTTGAACTATGCCCCGTCCCAAACGATGATGCGTCGGACTTTATCGCCGCCAGAGCTGTCTACGAAGCGATATCACGTGCTCTTGCTGTGGAGGTAAAATAG
- a CDS encoding deoxyhypusine synthase family protein, with product MKKKFLSNPTRPIEIAPGITCSELLERLEGCSFQGRQLANAARIWAEALDEDISVWLGLAGAMVPAGMRKLVVQLMESGLIDIVVSTGANLYHDYFETAGHFHHIGSAHADDIELREAKVDRIYDTYADEDKFFDLDIKMGEWAKNVLEDRPYTTREFLRLLGEEAARDSKGEDGILSAAARLKVPVYCPAIGDSSIGIGLVRNEPGVIFDMIGDVRETADLAAVKPSMVIYVGGGTPKNFIQQTEVTNLVYGREMDGHKYAVQFVVDAPNWGGLSGCTFEEAVSWGKIAVDAKMVTVLSDATIALPIVSAAVLTRREGKKRPGKKLHELVDFLGD from the coding sequence ATGAAGAAAAAATTCCTGTCCAATCCTACCAGGCCGATCGAGATTGCTCCCGGCATCACGTGCAGTGAACTGCTCGAGCGGCTCGAAGGGTGCAGCTTCCAGGGGAGGCAGTTGGCTAATGCCGCCAGGATTTGGGCTGAGGCCCTGGATGAGGATATCAGTGTATGGCTGGGACTGGCCGGTGCGATGGTGCCTGCCGGAATGAGAAAGCTTGTAGTGCAGCTGATGGAGTCGGGGCTGATCGATATCGTCGTGTCGACAGGAGCTAATCTCTACCATGATTATTTTGAGACCGCCGGACATTTTCATCACATAGGGTCTGCTCACGCCGATGACATCGAGCTTCGTGAAGCAAAAGTAGACAGGATATACGACACGTACGCCGATGAGGACAAGTTCTTCGATCTGGATATCAAGATGGGAGAATGGGCGAAGAATGTGCTGGAGGACAGGCCGTATACTACGAGAGAATTCCTCAGGCTCCTCGGTGAAGAGGCCGCGAGGGATTCGAAAGGTGAGGACGGAATCCTGTCGGCCGCGGCCAGGCTGAAGGTGCCGGTATATTGTCCTGCTATCGGCGATTCATCTATCGGTATAGGACTTGTCAGGAACGAACCGGGCGTGATCTTCGATATGATCGGTGATGTACGGGAGACCGCCGACCTGGCAGCGGTGAAACCGTCGATGGTCATATATGTCGGAGGAGGCACGCCGAAGAATTTCATCCAGCAGACGGAGGTCACCAATCTCGTGTATGGCCGGGAGATGGACGGACATAAATATGCCGTTCAATTTGTGGTCGATGCTCCGAACTGGGGAGGTCTCAGCGGTTGTACATTCGAGGAGGCGGTTTCGTGGGGAAAGATCGCGGTGGACGCGAAGATGGTGACGGTACTTTCCGACGCGACTATAGCTCTTCCGATAGTCTCGGCAGCTGTCCTTACAAGAAGAGAAGGGAAGAAGAGGCCCGGGAAGAAACTTCACGAACTTGTGGATTTTCTCGGGGATTGA